ACGGGTGCTGTCTCAAGCAGGGCAGATATCAAAGCTCTTGCCGAGATTGCAGACGACCACAATATAACCATTATTTCTGATGAGGTCTACGAGTACTTCATCTATGAAGGTGAACACGTAAGCCCTGCCAGCTATTCGGATAATGTGGTCACTGTAAACGCGACCTCAAAAAGTTATGCTATGACGGGTTGGAGGCTCGGGTACCTGGCAGGCAGAAAAGAGTACATCGCCCAGATGCTCAAAGTGCACCAGTATATACAGGCCTGTGCAAACTCAGTCGCCCAGAAGGCCGCCTATGCCGCAGTGACCGGTCCAAAAGACTCTGTCAATGTCATGCGTGAAGAGTTCCGGAAACGTAGGGACGTGCTTGTAAAAGGGCTCAACGATCTGGGGATGGAATGTGCTCTTCCTAAAGGGGCTTTCTACGCTTTCCCTAAAGTCTCAAACTCCGCAGAAGTAGCCTCAAAAATGATCTCAAATGGAGTTGTTGTTGTCCCGGGAACAGCCTTTGGAAGCGAGGGCGATGGTTACATAAGGATTTCCTATGCAGCTTCAATGAAAGATATTGAAAAATCCCTGAGCATCATGGAAAATGTGCTCTGAAACTTTTTAAAGAGAAAGATCTTTTCCTTTCTCTTTTCTCTTCCTTTTTTCCAGTTCTTTTGTTTAACTTTTCCTTCACTTTTCCTTCTTTTTATTCCTCTATTTTTTATTTAGTTTCCCTATCCTCGGAAAACACTGTCAACTTTGGATATATTTATATTGAGGCATCCAGATACTTGATACAATGAAAAGAGCTTTTTGCAAATTTTCCGATGCTTGCTAATTTATATTATGTTGCAACGAGCCTTTTTTAACATGTTATATTTCCAAATACAGTCCTGCCCATTGAAGGTATTCCCTGAAAACTGTCTGTGATATGTGTCACCGATATAGAGAATTTCTGGCTGTTGTCACAAAAACAGTTTCGGAAGTGAAGTATGAAAAAGCGATCTGTGTGCCTGCTGCCTGTAACTAAAGGAACTCTTGTGTTCATATCTCTTTTTTTGTTGCTGAGCCCTGTTTCCGGTTTGACTATATCAGCTGCAAACAGATCAAATGGCTATTTTTACGGAAATGTAAACACAATAGAAGTTCTCCTGCTGGAAACCCTCGAAACTCCGGCTTTGCTTTTCACCCCGGAATCCTTAGATCTTCTCACAGGAAGCAGAGAAAACAAAAATAAAAACCTGGAAAAAATAAGCCCCTTCTTAATCCTGGCTGCAGGCATCCTTGCCGGTTTTAATCCCTGCCTGCTTGCAGTAATGGCTTTCTTGGCTTCTGTCACCTTTGCCCAGCAAGGTGGAAGAAAAGAGATGCTCAAAATCACCCTGGGCTTTTCTACAGGAATTTTCACCATGTATATGTTTGCAGGGATAGGCATTTTGAGTACTGTCAGTTTCCTGCCTGAAGTCCGGAGTCATTTTACGTCAATTGCAATCCTGCTGACTGCCCTGCTGGGTCTCTGGCACATTTATGACGCTTACTTGTTGAGAACATATGCGAAATCGACTTTCAGGACTCCGGAATCCCTAAAGGACTTTATGAGAAGGATGGGTGAAAAAAATCTATTGCTTCTGTCCTTCCTTGCAGGAAGCATGTTCTCCCTGGTCAAAGCTCCCTGCATCGGAGCAATCTATCTCTCAATTCTGAGTATGCTGGCAATAAAAACCGATATCGTAAGAGGAATAGCATACCTGGGAATATACAACTTTGGACTTCTACTGCCTTTAATGTGTCTTGGTCTTTTACTGGCCTTCGGGCTTAGCCCTAAAAAAGTTACGGAGTTCAGAGAAAAAAGAAGAGTGGAGATAAGGTTGACAACAGGGCTGATACTGCTTATCCTTGCCCTGCTGATGCAGCTCAGGATACTCTGAGCAGCCAGCAAAAATATCTGAAAATCGGATTCTAGCTAAAACCAGATCTAGCCGAAACAAATCCTGCATAAAATAGAGTTCTAGCTAAAACAGATCCTTAAACTAAATACAGGCTAAATAAGGAATCAGATAATTGATTCCTTATCCTGCTCTTCTAATGATGGTTCTTCTAATGATGGTTCTTCTAATGATGGTTCTTCTAATGATGGTTCTGAACGAAGGCGCTTTTCTTCTATCATCTCCAGAAGCTTTCCCATTACCTCTTCTATTCCTTCTCCGGTAATTGTAGATATGTTCAGCTCGATCTCATCCATTTTTCTGAACTCCGGTCTGTCAGCTTTGTTGGCAACCACAAGCATGGGAAGATTAAAGTTTTCCTTGATTTCAGCAAGCAGGCGGTTCTGGTCCTCAATTTCATATCCACAACTTTCACTCGGGTCAATCATGAACATTACAACTGCGTCCAGGAAGCGGATTGCGGTAATTGCCTGGCGTTCAATATTGTTTCTCTCAGCCATGGGGCGGTCAAGGAGACCCGGGGTGTCCATAACCTGATAACGGATGTTGTTCCGTATGAAGTGACCTATGGCTACTCCTTTTGTTGTAAAAGGATATGCCGCAATTTCAGGGGTTGCACCTGTAATCTTTGAAACAAAACTTGACTTTCCTACATTGGGATAGCCAGCGATTACAATCGTTGGCTCGTCATGGACATCAGGGAGTTTTCTGAGAATGTTTCTGGCTTCATTCAGAAAGAGAAGGTCCTTGTTAATGGATTTGACAATGGATGCAATCCTTCCGAAGGCTTCTTTTCGGACAGGCTCGGGAAGATCGGCCTCCCGAATTTTTCCAACATAGCTTCTTGCAACTTCATGGATCTTCCTGCTTGCCCAGTCAACGGATGCCAGAGACATCTTGAGCTTTTCGATGCCTACAAGGACGTCGGTTAATTCATAATAGAATGTAGGCAACTGTTCAAAACTTGGGAAACGCCTGACTATATTTGCAAGGTTATCAGTGAAAATGTTTGCAGCCGTCAGTACCATGGACTCATTGGCTCTGAGACGGCTGTCCCTCCCCTCAATAGTTTTCCCGGACATAGCTCTTGCTGCCCGTTTAAAAGCTTTATTAGTTAACTCCTCGGAAGTAGGAACTGTGTGAATTTTCTCGAAGATCATCATTTTCTAACCCTCTGGGGGCTCTTTTAATCTATATAAAGGTTTTTCTGATTGAAGACGTTTAACAGAAAAATCTAAAGTCCGTAAGCAAAAATTTCGCAAAAGTTCCTGAGCGGAGTTTCTTTGCTTTTCTTATCCGGATTCTCTGAACAGCTTCAGTCCAAGCTTTTTCTGCCCAAAACTTAGAATACCGGAAAGATTACCCGGAAAAATAATTAAGCTCTGGTCTTAAAATACTACAACATACGAAATTATATATATGTTTGAGGTACTCTGATTTGCTTCTCTTAAGAGCGATTTGGAGCGGCATTTGGTAGCTGTAAAATTACTGTTTGATTAATTTTGTCTATTGCATGATCAATAATTGAATTGTTTGATTAATTTTGTCTATTGCATGATCAATAATCGAATTATAATTATGGTTCTATCAGGAGTTTTTAATTACAAATCATTAAATAACCTAAATACAGGCATGAAACCAGTTGTATGTCTAAGAAGAACCGGACTTTATTTATATTTGTAATTGTAATTTGTATTATAAATTTATAATCATTAATTATGGTAAATTAAGGATACACTATTCTCGATGTACGGATATTATACATCATCCTGATACAAGGTATATGAAATTTATGGTGGTAGTATGGAACTCACTCCGATTCAAAAAGATATTATTATTACATTAATCAACCTTCAGCGGCAAAAAGACAGGGCAATTAAAGGGGAAGAAATTGCTGAAGTTATCCAGCGAAACCCTGGAACAGTCCGCAACCAGATGCAGTTATTAAAGGCACTTGGGCTGGTTGAAGGTGTACCCGGGCCAAAGGGGGGATATAAACCAACAGGGGCAGCATATGATTCTTTACGCATCCAGCAATTGAAAAATGAATCCGTAGTCCCTCTCTACAGGAATAATGTTATCGTTAATGGGGCAACAGCTGCGGAAATCAGTTTTACGACTGTCCGGAATCCCGATGCCTGTAGTGGGGTAATCAGGGTAATAGGAAATATAAAGGACTTTGTAATGGACGATAAGCTTCAGGTAGGCCCAACACCTGTAAATCGTCTCATAGTCCGTGGAGAAGTTACAGGAAGGGACGACACTAATAACTCAATCCTTTTTAACATTACAGAAATGATCTCCCTGCCTAAAAAACATGTCAAACATTATATGAAGTATCCCCCGCTGCTTGTGAATCTCAATGCCAGTATTCAGGAAGCAACAAGGCTTTTTATCCGGAATAACGTACATGGAGCCCCCGTGGAAGACAAAGGAAAAATCGTAGGGATAATTACCTACACTGATATTGCGCATGCCATTGCCCAGGGAAAGCCCAATGTCAAGGTCAAAGACATAATGACAAAAGAGCTGATAACCGTTGATGGGGATATGCAGCTCTATGATGTGGTAAAACTCTTCCATAAATATAACGTGGGAAGGCTTATTGTAACAATCAACGGAGTTCCAAAAGGAACCCTATCAAAAACCGACGTGCTGAATGAACTTGCGGTATATTGAATCTGCAATCAGTATCAGTGTATTGAATCTGCAATCAGTATCAGTGTATTGAATCTGCAATCAGTATCAGTGTATTGAATCTGCAATCAGTATCAGTGTATTGAATCTGCAATCAGTATCAGTGTATTGAATCTGCAATTTTACTCTAAAGCGGGAAGTCCCTTTCCTCGGAGCGTAAGCTACAGGTGGGGGATGGAAGCCGTCAACTTCTACAAAACAACAGTAGCATAATTACTTATACTTATAGTTATCTCTATCTAGTGATGACTATACAATATAAACAGGATCGTAAGGGCCATTCTGTGTATTCACTCCATTATCATTTTGTTCAGTGTGTGAAATATAGGAGAAAAGCTCTAACGAACCCTTTAGTTGTTGATTTTCTAAAAACTAAAATCCATAACATAAGTGAAACATTCGATGTTGAAGTACTGAATATAGAGTGTGACGAAGACTATTTTCACTTATTATTTTCAGCAAAACCTTCGCTTGATATTCCAAAATATATCAACACCATAAAAACAATAACTTCAAGAGAGATTCGTAAAAACTTCCCTGAAGTAAAAACTATGTTATGGAAAGATACTTTCTGGTCAAGATCGTATTTTATCGCATCGACGGGGCAAGTAACCTTAGATATACTGAAGCAATATGTTGATAACCAGGGCAAATATGCATCTGACGAAGAAGATCAAGATCAATCCAACTGAAGAAAAGACACGACATGCCTCTTTGGGAAAGAACTATGAAATGTGATTGTGGAAACGTTATTGATAGAGATAGAAATAGTGCTATCAACATCATTAAGCGGTTCTTATCACAGAATGCTTTGTGGACAGGCTATCAGAGGTTTTCTGATAATCTTCGACAAACAGGATTACAGATGGATACTTGCATAACTGCAAATATCCAGGTGACGTAATCACTCGAAGGAAGCTCCGTCCTCACTTTCATCAGAAAGCAGGGTGGGGGTAGTTCACCTCTATTTTTCAGTCCCTCTTCATTTTTTCGTGCCTGGCACTGAGCTCTGCTGCAATCTCATCAAGGGTAACGTCGTTTGCTGCAAGCAACACCAGCAGGTGGAATATCAGATCCGAGCTCTCCAAGACAATTTCTTTGTGGTCTTTGTTCCTGACTGCAAGGATAGTTTCAATAGATTCCTCTCCTACTTTCTCAAGGATTTTATTCATACCCTTGCGGTGATTCAGGAGTTTGCAGACATATGAGTTTTCATCATAGTTCACTTTCCGATCCAGGATGATCTCATACACCCTGTTTAAAATAGATAAGTCAGCCTCCGGCATTCTAACACCTGTTCAAGATAAATGATAAATTATGATATAATTCAAAATAAGTAAAAACAGGAGGGTTTTTTAAACCTTCCTGGGGTCGGTAATTTCTCCTGTGAGGGCTGATGCTCCTGCTGTTGCAGGGGAAGAAAGGTACACAAATGACTCTGCACTTCCTTCTCTACCCTTGAAGTTGCGGTTGGAGGTCGCAAGGCCAACTTCTCCCGGGCCGAGGAGGCCGAAAGAGCCGCCCATGCATGGTCCGCAGCAGGGAGATTCTACGATTGCTCCGGCATTCATGAGTTTTTCAATATATCCGGTTTTTAACAGTTTCATGTATTCTGTCCTTGAAGCAGGCACAACAAGAAGACGCACACCTTTTGCAATCGGTTCGTCACCCATAATATCCGCCATGAGCTTGATGTCTTCGAACCTGCCGTTTGTGCAGGATCCCATAAAGATCTGGTCAATTTTTGTGCCTTCTACTTCAGTTACCGGCTTTACGTTATCGACATTGTGAGGGCAGGCTATCTGGGGTTCAAGGTTAGAAACATCGTAATGCCTTATATCCAGATATTTAGCACCTTCATCAGACTTCCAGTAAGGATCAAGTTTGTAGCCTGGTATACGCTCTTTGAGGTATGCTTCGGTAACTTCATCTGCTTCAATGATTCCTGCCTTTCCTCCCATTTCGATTGCCATGTTGGACATGGTCATGCGCTCAGGGATTGAGAGGGAGCGAATTGTCGAACCAGCATACTCGGCAGCCATATACCTGGCGCCTTCTACTCCTACATCCCCAATAAGATGCAGGATAAGGTCTTTGGAGTAAACGCGCTTCGGCAGTTTACCTTCGACTTCAAAACGGAAGGTTTCAGGAACTTTGAACCAGAGTTTGCCTGTGGCAAAAACAGCTGCCATGTCAGTAGACCCTATGCCGGTAGAAAATGCCCCCAAAGACCCGTATGCACAGGTATGGGAGTCAGAACCTACAATCAGATCTCCGGGCAGCACATGCCCTTTTTCGGGAAGAACCTGGTGGCAAACTCCTTCATACACATCATAGTTTAAAATACCCTGCTCTTTTGCAAACTTCCTTAGCATAATATGGTTTTCTGCGGCATTAATTGAGTCTGCAGGGACCTGGTGATCGAATATGATTACTATTTTGCTGGGGTCCCATACTTTTTTTTCTTCTTCATCTCTCATGATTTCGTAAAAGCCCTGGACTGCCAGCGGACCTGTGATGTCGTGGGTCATTGCCAGGTCTATGTTTGCCAGTACAAAATCCCCGGCTTTCACGGGAGTTCCAGAGGCCTTCGAAAAGATCTTCTCCGAAACGGTCATCGGGAGATTGTCACTACCAGACATTCCGGTCATGGGGAATAACTGGCGCTTTCTAATAAATAAATTTAATTGATGATTCAGAAAGAAATAAAATTCAGGGCAGGAATAATAGAGTTTTTCCATCCAAGTTTCGCTTTAAGAGGACTAATTACATATCTTTCTGACTCAGACAACCTTATTCGCCTTATCCCTTCAGTGTCTCGGGTCGTTTGAGCCTGCTTGCTAATGATAGTTTTTAAATAAAACACTGGTTGCGCCGGAGATTCCGATCCTAAAATGTTAACTTTCTGCCCGAAAGCAATTCCAGAATTAAAAGAGGCAAAAAAGATCAGTAGTGGCGCAAACAAAAGGAATTATATTCTACCTGAAAAGCGCCTGTTTCGGGTTATAAATAACCTCCACGGATAATGAGCTGAGATAAAAGGCTAAAAGAAAAATCCAAAAGTAAAAAGAGCCTGAAATGTTTTCAGGCTTCGTCGTATCCGATTTCTTCTTTTGTGAGGTAGCAGGCAGGGTCGTCTGCCCAGATGTTTCCGTACACGGCTTCGGCTCGAACTCGGAAGTTTCCGTTGCATATGTCGAACCATTTGCAGTGGGCGCAGCGGTCAGCATTAACCTGGATAAGGGGTTTCCGGTTCTTGAGCCCGGCCATCAGTTCATCAGAAAGGTCTGTCCAGATCTCGCTGAAAGGTCTTTCGCGGACGTTTCCGAAGGAGTAGTGCCTCCAGAACTGGTCGGCGTGCACGGAGCCGTCCCAGGAAACGCAGCCGAAACCTATTCCTGAGGAGTTGCCCTGGTTCATGGAAAGGAGTTCAAACACTTCTGCTGCCCTTTCGGGATTTTCTTTTAGTAGCTTCAGGTAGATGTACGGGCCATCGCAGTGGTTGTCCACGGTCAGGACTTCCGCAGGGAAGCCTTTTTCGTGGAGGGCCTTTGTCCTCTCAGCAATCAGGTCCACAGCCTGTCTTGATTCTTCGAGGGAAAGGTCTTCATTCACCATCTTCGAACCTCTGCCTGCATAGACAAGGTGATAGAAGCAGATCCTGGGGATTTTTTCTTCTTCCAGGAGGTCAAATATCGCAGGGATGTCCATTACGTTCTGCTTGTTGATGGTAAAACGGAGTCCGACTTTTATGCCTTCTTCCTGGCAGTTATGCAGACCCCTTAGAGCTGCATCGAATGCTCCCTGCATGCCCCTGAACCTGTCATTTGTCTCTCTTATACCGTCAAGGGAGATTCCTACGTAAGAAAGCCCAACCTCTTTTAACTTTTTTGCAAGAGGTTTATCTATAAGAGTCCCGTTTGTTGAAATCACGGCTCTCATCCCTTTTTCTCTGGCATAGGCTGCAAGCTCCGGCAGGTCTTTTCGCATCGTGGGTTCGCCCCCGGAGAAGAGCATAACAGGAGAGCCAAAAGCTGCAAGGTCGTCGATAAGGGCTTTTCCTTCCTCGGTTGAAAGCTCATCTTTGAACTCCATGTCCTTTGCCTGGGCATAACAGTGGACGCATTTCAGGTTGCAGCGGCGGGTCATGTTCCAGACCACTACCGGTTTTTTATCTTTCGAAAACTGCAGAAGGTGAGAGGGAAGCCTCTTTGAATCCCTTCCATAGCGAAGGGCATCAGAAGGTTCCACGGTTCCGCAGTAAAGTTTTGAAATGCCTATCATATTGATCCGTCAAAATTGAGATTGTTTTCCAGAATTTTAAGTATTGTTTTTTGAACCGGCTTTTAGGGGTAAATTTTCAGGGGACTTTTATTTGCCGGTTTTTCAAAGCTCTTTTTTCATAGCTCTTTTTTCATAGCTCTTTTTTCATAGCCTTTATCAGAGCCTCGAAAGTGAACTCATCAGGGATTACGTCCGCATTGACCCCATGTTTTTTCAGGGTATTTCCCGTAGGAGTCCCGATTGCGCCTACAACAGCCCTGCTGAGAGTTTCTTTTATGGTCTCTCCTGCTCCCAGCTGTTCTGCATGCCTCATAAAGCCTTTGACCATCATTGAGCTGGTAAAGGCAAAGGCATCCACTTCTCCTGCGAGGGTACGTTCTATGAGTTCTTTCTGGGCTGCACCTTCGGGGATGCTGAGGGTGTACACATGAGTCTCATATACGGTTGCTCCGCACTTTTCAAGGCCTTCTATCAAAACCTTGGCTCCAAAAACGCTCCTTGCAAGGTCAACTGTTTTTCCTTTTACTTCTGGGCAGAGAGCTTCTACAATTCCTGCGGAACTGTAATCTGCGGGCAGGAAAGAATCTTCAATCCCTATTTTTATAAGCTCTTTCTCCGTGTTCGGGCCGATTGCTATTACCCTGGTCTTTTTCAGGGCTGTGATGAAGTTTTCTTTCTCAGTTTCCGTGAGTTTTTCCAGTGTGAAAAGTATCCCGTTTGCGCTCGTAAAAACAACGTAATCCGAAGTTCCGTCAACAACCCTCTGAATGAAGGGCTCGAATCCTTCGTCTTTTATGCTTTCAAGCTTTATCATAGGAGCATAGATGGGTTCAAAGCCGCAGTCCCTGGCAATTATCTCGGATTTTTCCCTGTAGCTTTCAGGCCTCATGATCGCAAGCACGGGGATTTTTATTGTGTTTGATTCTTCAGTCATACTCTTACCTCTTAGAGCCTTTAAAATTCCTTTCCTGTGATCTGCTCGCCAAGAATCGCGTGAAGGTTGACAACGTCTCCTACTACCGTGATGGCAGGAGCCTTTACTTTTCGTTCTTCTGCCAGGTCTGCGATATCTGAAAGGGTTCCCACGGTTACCCGTTGGTCAGGTCGGGTTCCTTTCTCTATGACTGCAACAGGGGTTTTAGGGTCCTTTCCGTGCTTCATGAGCTCTTCAGTATTTCGCCTGAGCATCTTTACTCCCATAAAGATTACAATGGTCCCATTGAACTTTGCCAGGGTCTCCCAGTCCAGTCCGCTATCTTCCTTTGTGGGGTCCTCGTGTCCTGTTATGAAGGTGACCATCGACGTGCTCTCCCGGTGGGTTACGGGAATTCCGGCATATGCGGGCACTGCAATTGCAGAGGTTATCCCTGGCACGACTTCGAATTCTATGCCTTCTGCTACAAGCACCTCAGCTTCTTCTCCTCCCCTTCCGAAGACGTAGGGATCCCCTCCTTTTAACCGGACCACCATCTTGCCTTCCTTTGCCTTCTGCACAATAACTTTATTGATATCAGACTGGGTCATGGTATGGTTGCCCGCGTATTTTCCCACATCTATTTTCTCTGCACTTTCCGGCATTGAGCCCAGGATCACCTTTCCCGGGAGCTGGTCATAGATAATGACTTCAGCACTGTCAATCAGCCGGCGGGCTTTAAGGGTCAGAAGTTCAGGGTCGCCGGGACCAGAACCCACAAGATAAACTTTTCCGTAATTTCCTGACATATGACGACGGTTCCTTTTTCTTCTTTTACAATTGTTGATAGATAATTCTCTTCCTTCATTTCCTGATAGATGACACCTGATACCTGCAGGGGAATGTTCCATCACAGGATAACTTCTTCTGAAGGTGGAAAGTCATCTTCTTATGAGGGGAAGAGGTTTGATAGAAATGCAAATCTGTAGGGTTTAAAGAGCTTTTATAATAAATAGTATACCATCTTTATGCATATTTATTGCACAACATATATATATTAAACCTCATACTTATTTTCTATATCTCATGCCTATTTTGTATACTCCAGATGTTTGCTCATGGTTTGATTCTTAAAAGAGAATGTGTAAATTAAAGAGTATAGAGCAACTGGTAATTAATAAATACCTCTGATGTAATTAGTGAGTTCATTGTGATAATTTCATTGTCATCAGTTAGTAATTTCATCATAATCAGTGAGTTCATCATGCTTCGCATAACTTTTCTTGGCACTGGAGGGTCCCTCCCGACCCGTAACAGAAATCCGTCAGCAGTAATGGTCAATAGAGAAGGGGAACTTATACTCTTTGACTGTGGAGAAGGCACCCAGCAGCAGATGATGCGGGCAAAAACGGGGATGATGAGTCTGTCCTCCATTTTTGTCAGTCATTTTCATGCCGATCATTTTCTCGGAATTCCTGGCCTCATTCAAACTATGTCTTTTCTGGGCAGGAAAGAGCCGTTGACGATCTATGGTCCTGAAGGGACAAAAGAGTTTACCGAGCTCTTTAAGGCCCTTGGTTATTTTAACCTTAAATACGAAATCCGGGGTGTGAAACTGAGCCCAGGAGACACTGTAGAAGGGGAAAGCTATGTGATCCGGGCTTTAGAGACCGAACACAGCATCCCGAGTCTTGGCTATTCCCTTATCGAAAACCCCCGGCCCGGACGTTTTAACCGGGAAAAGGCAGTCGCGATTGGCGTCCCTCCTGGTCCCCTTTTTTCAAAACTGCAAAAAGGAAAGCCTGTAGAAGTGGGCGGAAAGGTTGTAAGGCCCGAAGAAGTAATGGGAATTCCCAGGCCTGGAAGGACAATTGTGTACAGCGGAGATACCAGGCCCTGTGAAGCCGTGTTGGAGGCGAGCAGGGATGCCGACCTCCTTATCCATGACGGCAGTTTCGCTGATGAGATGGCAGACTGGGCGGAAGAATCCATGCATTCGACAGCAGGTGAGGTTGCAGCCCTTGCAAAAGAAGCCGGAGTCAGGAAACTGGTCCTTACCCATATAAGTTCGCGTTATACTGATGATGTGGAGCCTATCCTGAGAGACTCAAAAAAAGTGTTTGAAAATGTTATTGTAGCCGATGACCTGATGGAACTTGAGATACCATACAGACCTGAGTGAACAGATCTAAATAATCAGATCTAAATAATCAGATCTAAATAATCAGATCTAAATAATCAGATCTAAATAATCAGATCTAAATAATCAGATCTAAATAATCAGATCTAAATAATCAGATCTAAATAATCAGATCTAAATAATCAGATCTAAAATCAGATCTAAATAATCAGATCTAAAATCAGATCTAAAATCAGATCTAAATAATCAGATCTAAAATCAGATCTAAAATCAGATCTAAATAATCAGATCTAAAATCAGATCTAAATAATCAGATCTGATTGAGCCTTACGATGCCTTTTACAGGGCGTTTTGCGGAAAAATTGAAGTTTTCCTTAAAATCAGGGTTTAAAAATTAGATTAAATTTCTCTACAGGATATTAATCTGTAGAAATAATCTTTATACAACAAAAATCAGGTTATTCAGACAAGCGTCCAGTCCAGGTCTTTATTTTCAGCGTCGTAGAGTGTAACTCTCATGGTTTTGTCTTCTATTTCATAGATCGGCCTGATACCGAGGAAGAATGTGTCTCCGGGGTTGATTTCTATTTCACCTTTGACCCTTCCGAAGTATACTCTACCTCTTGTGTCTTTTTCTTCAACTGTCAC
The Methanosarcina sp. WWM596 DNA segment above includes these coding regions:
- a CDS encoding pyridoxal phosphate-dependent aminotransferase, coding for MKEINFSENVSRIDTSGIRKIFEAAGSNAINLGLGQPDFDTPEHIKAAAIKAINEGFTGYTVGSGIPELREALSHKFQEENGFSVSPQEIIITSGASEALTIALAALLNTGDEVLISNPGFVSYNALTEILNGKVVSVPLAEDLTMKPDTVLEKITPKTKALILNSPSNPTGAVSSRADIKALAEIADDHNITIISDEVYEYFIYEGEHVSPASYSDNVVTVNATSKSYAMTGWRLGYLAGRKEYIAQMLKVHQYIQACANSVAQKAAYAAVTGPKDSVNVMREEFRKRRDVLVKGLNDLGMECALPKGAFYAFPKVSNSAEVASKMISNGVVVVPGTAFGSEGDGYIRISYAASMKDIEKSLSIMENVL
- a CDS encoding cytochrome c biogenesis CcdA family protein; the encoded protein is MKKRSVCLLPVTKGTLVFISLFLLLSPVSGLTISAANRSNGYFYGNVNTIEVLLLETLETPALLFTPESLDLLTGSRENKNKNLEKISPFLILAAGILAGFNPCLLAVMAFLASVTFAQQGGRKEMLKITLGFSTGIFTMYMFAGIGILSTVSFLPEVRSHFTSIAILLTALLGLWHIYDAYLLRTYAKSTFRTPESLKDFMRRMGEKNLLLLSFLAGSMFSLVKAPCIGAIYLSILSMLAIKTDIVRGIAYLGIYNFGLLLPLMCLGLLLAFGLSPKKVTEFREKRRVEIRLTTGLILLILALLMQLRIL
- a CDS encoding NOG1 family protein, whose protein sequence is MMIFEKIHTVPTSEELTNKAFKRAARAMSGKTIEGRDSRLRANESMVLTAANIFTDNLANIVRRFPSFEQLPTFYYELTDVLVGIEKLKMSLASVDWASRKIHEVARSYVGKIREADLPEPVRKEAFGRIASIVKSINKDLLFLNEARNILRKLPDVHDEPTIVIAGYPNVGKSSFVSKITGATPEIAAYPFTTKGVAIGHFIRNNIRYQVMDTPGLLDRPMAERNNIERQAITAIRFLDAVVMFMIDPSESCGYEIEDQNRLLAEIKENFNLPMLVVANKADRPEFRKMDEIELNISTITGEGIEEVMGKLLEMIEEKRLRSEPSLEEPSLEEPSLEEPSLEEQDKESII
- a CDS encoding CBS domain-containing protein; the encoded protein is MELTPIQKDIIITLINLQRQKDRAIKGEEIAEVIQRNPGTVRNQMQLLKALGLVEGVPGPKGGYKPTGAAYDSLRIQQLKNESVVPLYRNNVIVNGATAAEISFTTVRNPDACSGVIRVIGNIKDFVMDDKLQVGPTPVNRLIVRGEVTGRDDTNNSILFNITEMISLPKKHVKHYMKYPPLLVNLNASIQEATRLFIRNNVHGAPVEDKGKIVGIITYTDIAHAIAQGKPNVKVKDIMTKELITVDGDMQLYDVVKLFHKYNVGRLIVTINGVPKGTLSKTDVLNELAVY
- the tnpA gene encoding IS200/IS605 family transposase — protein: MTIQYKQDRKGHSVYSLHYHFVQCVKYRRKALTNPLVVDFLKTKIHNISETFDVEVLNIECDEDYFHLLFSAKPSLDIPKYINTIKTITSREIRKNFPEVKTMLWKDTFWSRSYFIASTGQVTLDILKQYVDNQGKYASDEEDQDQSN
- a CDS encoding zinc ribbon domain-containing protein codes for the protein MPLWERTMKCDCGNVIDRDRNSAINIIKRFLSQNALWTGYQRFSDNLRQTGLQMDTCITANIQVT
- the hisE gene encoding phosphoribosyl-ATP diphosphatase: MPEADLSILNRVYEIILDRKVNYDENSYVCKLLNHRKGMNKILEKVGEESIETILAVRNKDHKEIVLESSDLIFHLLVLLAANDVTLDEIAAELSARHEKMKRD
- a CDS encoding 3-isopropylmalate dehydratase large subunit produces the protein MTVSEKIFSKASGTPVKAGDFVLANIDLAMTHDITGPLAVQGFYEIMRDEEEKKVWDPSKIVIIFDHQVPADSINAAENHIMLRKFAKEQGILNYDVYEGVCHQVLPEKGHVLPGDLIVGSDSHTCAYGSLGAFSTGIGSTDMAAVFATGKLWFKVPETFRFEVEGKLPKRVYSKDLILHLIGDVGVEGARYMAAEYAGSTIRSLSIPERMTMSNMAIEMGGKAGIIEADEVTEAYLKERIPGYKLDPYWKSDEGAKYLDIRHYDVSNLEPQIACPHNVDNVKPVTEVEGTKIDQIFMGSCTNGRFEDIKLMADIMGDEPIAKGVRLLVVPASRTEYMKLLKTGYIEKLMNAGAIVESPCCGPCMGGSFGLLGPGEVGLATSNRNFKGREGSAESFVYLSSPATAGASALTGEITDPRKV
- the ahbC gene encoding 12,18-didecarboxysiroheme deacetylase gives rise to the protein MIGISKLYCGTVEPSDALRYGRDSKRLPSHLLQFSKDKKPVVVWNMTRRCNLKCVHCYAQAKDMEFKDELSTEEGKALIDDLAAFGSPVMLFSGGEPTMRKDLPELAAYAREKGMRAVISTNGTLIDKPLAKKLKEVGLSYVGISLDGIRETNDRFRGMQGAFDAALRGLHNCQEEGIKVGLRFTINKQNVMDIPAIFDLLEEEKIPRICFYHLVYAGRGSKMVNEDLSLEESRQAVDLIAERTKALHEKGFPAEVLTVDNHCDGPYIYLKLLKENPERAAEVFELLSMNQGNSSGIGFGCVSWDGSVHADQFWRHYSFGNVRERPFSEIWTDLSDELMAGLKNRKPLIQVNADRCAHCKWFDICNGNFRVRAEAVYGNIWADDPACYLTKEEIGYDEA
- a CDS encoding uroporphyrinogen-III synthase, which translates into the protein MTEESNTIKIPVLAIMRPESYREKSEIIARDCGFEPIYAPMIKLESIKDEGFEPFIQRVVDGTSDYVVFTSANGILFTLEKLTETEKENFITALKKTRVIAIGPNTEKELIKIGIEDSFLPADYSSAGIVEALCPEVKGKTVDLARSVFGAKVLIEGLEKCGATVYETHVYTLSIPEGAAQKELIERTLAGEVDAFAFTSSMMVKGFMRHAEQLGAGETIKETLSRAVVGAIGTPTGNTLKKHGVNADVIPDEFTFEALIKAMKKEL